The genomic interval TTATTTTTTCAGCTGTAAAACTCATAAAAGACGGCATTTACGTTTTGCTTGACGGCGCACTTGAAAATGAAATAGTAAATGATATAAAAAATAAAATTGCAAAAACGCCCGAAATTTCAGATTTTCATAATTTTAGAACCAGAAAGAGCGGCGATACATGTTTTTTCAGCGCGCATTTGGTATTTAATTCTGACATTTCTCTAAAAAAAGCTCACGACATTGGCGATGAAATCGAAAATTTTTTGAAAGAAAAATATAATTTTTACACTTGGCAAATAGATTTGCATTTCGATCCGACTGATGATTCAAAATAATAATGTTTGCTTCGGTTTAATGTTGTGTCTTTGAACATTTTCAGGCGAACGATTCAAAATAATACGTTATAATTTTTCAAAAATTTTAAAGGGTTAAAAATGAAAAATCTAAAAATCGCTCTTGTTTCTCAAAAATTTGCGGGCAGTGTCTTAAAATGTCGCCAAAAAAGCGTGGAAATGATAGAAAAAGTAGCAAAAGACGGTGCTAAACTTGTCATTTTGCAAGAACTTCACGAATGGGCTTATTTTTGTCAAAGCGAGCGCGTTGAAAATTTCGCTTTGGCTGAAAATTTTAATGAAAGTCTGAAATTTTGGGGAGAAACGGCTAAAAAATTTGGCATAGTGCTTGTAACTTCACTTTTTGAAAAACGCGCACCGGGACTTTTTCATAATACGGCGATTGTTTTTGAAAATAACGGAGAAATAGCTGGAAAATACCGCAAAATGCATATTCCTGATGATCCTAACTTTTATGAAAAATTCTATTTTACACCTGGAGACTTAGGATTTGAGCCGATAAATACCAGTGTCGGAAGACTTGGAGTTTTGGTTTGTTGGGATCAATGGTATCCAGAAGCTGCGCGCCTGATGGCTTTGAAAGGCGCTGAAATTCTTATTTATCCAACTGCAATCGGTTGGTTTGACGGCGATGATGAAGCTGAAAAATCACGCCAACTTGAAGCTTGGGTTGCAGTTCAAAGAGGACATGCTGTAGCTAACGCGCTTCCTGTAATTGCCGTAAATCGTGTAGGATTTGAAGCTGAGAAGATTAGCGATATCATAAAAGAAGATAACTTCAACGGCGAAATTTCGGATGAAATTTTAAATGAAAATGACGAAATTTCATGCGAAAATTTAGACAAAATTTGCAAAAAATCAAATGACAAAAAAAACGCTAGCAAAATTTCAAACGGAATTCGTTTTTGGGGAAACAGCTTTGTTTTCGGCGCGCAAGGCGAGCAAATTTTTAGAGCAAACAGCACGGATGAAATTGCAAAAGTAGTTGAACTTGATATGCGAAGATGCGAAAATGTCCGCGCATGGTGGCCATTTTTACGAGATCGCAGAATAGACGCATACGACAAACTCACAAAAAGATTTATCGACTGAAACTTACAAAAGCTGAAATTTTAGATAAAATCATCTAAAATTTCACGCTTAAAAAATAGTATTTTTCACAAAAAATCAAATTTCAAATCGGTAGAAAAACTAAATTTAAATCCATTTTTAATAAATTCCTAATTTTCTTGTAATAAAAAAAATAAAATCCAAAAATTTTAAGCTTTAATTTATATATATATATATAATGCGATTCTAATTTATTTTTAAGGAGTATAAAATGAAAATTTTATCTGGTATTTTGATTGCAAGCTCAGTGCTTTGCAGTGTTGCTTTGGCAGAAAGCGCTTTTATGGGCGTTGAAGCAAGCTATGGCTTTACTTCTAAATTTTCAAGCGATTACGGCGATGTAAAAGATCACAGCATACCTACACTTGGCATAAAAGGCGGTTATGATTATGATTTTAAAGCTAAAGTAAATGAAGACGAAGACAAAGTCGAATGGACAAAACACGCAATCACACTAGGCACAGACTGGACACCTGCAATAAATGAAAATTTCAAATTCCTTCTTGGCGCTTACGGCGGTCTTGGAATTTTGGATTTTAACGGCGAAGCTACTTATGACGATTATTACGTAAAAGTAGACGAAACCAGTGTCGGCTTTCTTATCGGTGCAAGAGTCGGCGGTTTGGCTGAAATTGACGAGCACAATGAAGTTAAGTTCGGTTTTAAAACAAAGTGGTCTACTTACAAAGACTTTGAATATATTGACGATATAGATAATACCGTATATGAAATATATGCAGGATATAACTATAAATTCTAAAAACAGTCATGATGAAAAAATATATTATTTTTTTACTGATATTCGCCATTAGCGGTTGCGGTACCAAAATATACAATGAAAATTTGCCGCAACAAAATCAAAAATATCTCGGTGCCACAGCAAAATGTGATGACAACGAGATAAATAAGAAATTGGAAACCAAAATAAACGAACTCTTAAAAAAAGAAAAAATTCCAGCTACAAACGATTTATCAATCAATTGTAATTTATTAAAATTTGATGAAGGAAACAGAGCGGTTCGCTATTTAATCGGTTTTGGAGCGGGCGCTGCAACAAGTAGCACAAATATAAAGCTTTACAACAAAAATCAAAACATTGTAGGCGAATTTGACATAAACGCTACAATGGGAATGGGCGGATTTGGTGGCGATGCCGAAGAAGTGCTTGATTTTACGGCACAAGAAGTCATAAATCGCTTAAAAGCTAAAAATTTTATTTAACAGTTTGCGCTAAATTCAGCGCAAACTTTTTTATTTGATCTTACACAATTACATTTTTTTATTAAAGTCTGATTTTTAGATTTTATGCAACTTAATCGTATTTTCTATCTTAATAAATCTTTTAATATCGCGCAGCGAATTTTATTTTAAAAATCACAAAAGCCATAATATTTAAGCATAAAATTTTAGGCGTAAACTACTATTTTAAGGCTAAATTTAAAAATTTTAACTATTTTGATAATTTTACGCGACGGAAAAATTTTTAATATTATAATTTAGCGCGATGATTTTACCCGCCATTTTAAACATCTTTGTAAAAAATTCTGTTTAGAACGTTTTATTTAGAAATTGTGTCACTGCAATTTGAATATTTTTTGACGAATTTTTTTATGACAATGTATCTAAAATCCGCATTACTTTGCAAAATTAAGAACTCATTATACGGCGATTTCATTTTTATAATAGACTTTGCAAATTCTTTTATCACGGAAATTTATAATAAAATTTTATTTCGCGTAGATAAAAAAAATATATTTTTAAGAAGCTGTTTTTTTTTAAAACACAAATTTTAATTTCACTGATTTAATTTTTTACGGTAAAACGAATTTATAGACTAAACTCTAAATTTCAACGTTTCCCATCTAAATAATAAGCTAATACCTCATAGCAACTCTTCGCTTGCATTGTTATCAAATTCTACGTCAAATATTTTAAACGCTTTTAACGATATCCTTTTAGATTCAAAGACATCTTTGAAGCATATCAGCAAATAAAAACATTTTGCCTGATTTCCTTTATCGCATTGTTGTTTCAAATAAGAAGTAAAATTTAAGCACTCTTTTCATCACTTTTAACCAAACAGCCATCAAGTGTCTTGTCAAAATCCACAGCAAAAGCAGCTTTAAAGATTAAATAAATTAAAGTCTAAATATCTTCAATCAAAATTTACGCAGAAATTTTATGCAAAACCGACAAATTTTACATATTTTATTTTTAAAACAGATTTCTGAAAATCATAAATCCGACAGAGCTTAAAACGGCAGCTGCAGGAATAGTTATAATCCATGCAAGCAAAATAGGTTTCATAAGTCCCCAATTAGCATTTTTATTTACTACCCCGATACCTAAAATCGCACCGATTAAAATGTGAGTTGAGCTGACAGGAATTCCAAGCACAGAAGCCAACATTACCACACTTGCAGCTGAAAGTTCGGCAGAAAAACCGCTTGCCGGGTGAATTTTGGTTAAATTTGTTCCGACT from Campylobacter hominis ATCC BAA-381 carries:
- a CDS encoding carbon-nitrogen hydrolase, with amino-acid sequence MKNLKIALVSQKFAGSVLKCRQKSVEMIEKVAKDGAKLVILQELHEWAYFCQSERVENFALAENFNESLKFWGETAKKFGIVLVTSLFEKRAPGLFHNTAIVFENNGEIAGKYRKMHIPDDPNFYEKFYFTPGDLGFEPINTSVGRLGVLVCWDQWYPEAARLMALKGAEILIYPTAIGWFDGDDEAEKSRQLEAWVAVQRGHAVANALPVIAVNRVGFEAEKISDIIKEDNFNGEISDEILNENDEISCENLDKICKKSNDKKNASKISNGIRFWGNSFVFGAQGEQIFRANSTDEIAKVVELDMRRCENVRAWWPFLRDRRIDAYDKLTKRFID
- a CDS encoding porin family protein, which encodes MKILSGILIASSVLCSVALAESAFMGVEASYGFTSKFSSDYGDVKDHSIPTLGIKGGYDYDFKAKVNEDEDKVEWTKHAITLGTDWTPAINENFKFLLGAYGGLGILDFNGEATYDDYYVKVDETSVGFLIGARVGGLAEIDEHNEVKFGFKTKWSTYKDFEYIDDIDNTVYEIYAGYNYKF
- a CDS encoding DUF4410 domain-containing protein produces the protein MKKYIIFLLIFAISGCGTKIYNENLPQQNQKYLGATAKCDDNEINKKLETKINELLKKEKIPATNDLSINCNLLKFDEGNRAVRYLIGFGAGAATSSTNIKLYNKNQNIVGEFDINATMGMGGFGGDAEEVLDFTAQEVINRLKAKNFI